A single Anopheles arabiensis isolate DONGOLA chromosome 2, AaraD3, whole genome shotgun sequence DNA region contains:
- the LOC120897118 gene encoding uncharacterized protein LOC120897118 isoform X2, which yields MKVFIAIAALLAVGMAAPAPATEQTGGFGMMAKYFGSCLESDEMATCFAVKGITALNRAARAANIELAPGVTFTRDPAVPVERTGKAISENEIVSTLPADADQKTDALFDLAIDSAKRLFSARSIQFKLPEETTETIARSLEEGKKLKKVLGPLVLALGGKLFALLPLFLGAVALLAVKALLVSKVAFVMAAVLAAQKFLGGGGGSPLNLLSKVAGGSSGAVVGGGASAGAGGWSSGASAGGWSNTGAASAQYPYARSYDTAQELAYSAQAPSQ from the exons CCCGGCACCAGCCACCGAGCAGACCGGAGGATTCGGCATGATGGCCAAGTACTTTGGATCGTGCCTGGAGAGCGACGAGATGGCTACCTGCTTCGCCGTCAAGGGTATTACCGCCCTGAACCGTGCTGCCCGCGCCGCCAACATTGAGCTGGCTCCTGGTGTCACTTTCACAAG AGACCCAGCCGTGCCAGTTGAGCGCACCGGAAAGGCCATCTCGGAGAACGAAATCGTGAGCACGCTGCCAGCCGATGCCGACCAGAAGACGGATGCCCTGTTCGATCTGGCCATCGACTCCGCCAAGCGCCTGTTCAGCGCCCGTTCGATCCAGTTCAAGCTGCCCGAGGAGACGACCGAAACGATCGCCCGCTCGCTGGAGGAAG GCAAGAAGCTGAAGAAGGTGCTCGGCCCGCTGGTGCTCGCCCTCGGCGGCAAGCTGTTCGCCCTGCTGCCCCTGTTCCTCGGTGCCGTCGCCCTGCTCGCCGTTAAGGCTCTGCTCGTCTCGAAGGTCGCGTTCGTGATGGCTGCCGTGCTCGCCGCCCAGAAGTTCctcggcggtggcggtggatcGCCCCTGAACCTGCTGTCCAAGGTTGCCGGTGGATCGTCCGGTGCCGTCGTCGGTGGCGGTGCCTCGGCCGGAGCTGGCGGCTGGTCGTCCGGTGCTAGCGCCGGCGGCTGGTCCAACACTGGCGCTGCCTCGGCCCAGTACCCGTACGCTCGCAGCTACGACACCGCCCAGGAGCTCGCCTACAGCGCGCAGGCACCGTCGCAGTAA
- the LOC120897118 gene encoding uncharacterized protein LOC120897118 isoform X1, whose amino-acid sequence MKVFIAIAALLAVGMAAPAPATEQTGGFGMMAKYFGSCLESDEMATCFAVKGITALNRAARAANIELAPGVTFTRDPAVPVERTGKAISENEIVSTLPADADQKTDALFDLAIDSAKRLFSARSIQFKLPEETTETIARSLEEGRLLKKGKKLKKVLGPLVLALGGKLFALLPLFLGAVALLAVKALLVSKVAFVMAAVLAAQKFLGGGGGSPLNLLSKVAGGSSGAVVGGGASAGAGGWSSGASAGGWSNTGAASAQYPYARSYDTAQELAYSAQAPSQ is encoded by the exons CCCGGCACCAGCCACCGAGCAGACCGGAGGATTCGGCATGATGGCCAAGTACTTTGGATCGTGCCTGGAGAGCGACGAGATGGCTACCTGCTTCGCCGTCAAGGGTATTACCGCCCTGAACCGTGCTGCCCGCGCCGCCAACATTGAGCTGGCTCCTGGTGTCACTTTCACAAG AGACCCAGCCGTGCCAGTTGAGCGCACCGGAAAGGCCATCTCGGAGAACGAAATCGTGAGCACGCTGCCAGCCGATGCCGACCAGAAGACGGATGCCCTGTTCGATCTGGCCATCGACTCCGCCAAGCGCCTGTTCAGCGCCCGTTCGATCCAGTTCAAGCTGCCCGAGGAGACGACCGAAACGATCGCCCGCTCGCTGGAGGAAGGTAGACTGCTGAAGAAAG GCAAGAAGCTGAAGAAGGTGCTCGGCCCGCTGGTGCTCGCCCTCGGCGGCAAGCTGTTCGCCCTGCTGCCCCTGTTCCTCGGTGCCGTCGCCCTGCTCGCCGTTAAGGCTCTGCTCGTCTCGAAGGTCGCGTTCGTGATGGCTGCCGTGCTCGCCGCCCAGAAGTTCctcggcggtggcggtggatcGCCCCTGAACCTGCTGTCCAAGGTTGCCGGTGGATCGTCCGGTGCCGTCGTCGGTGGCGGTGCCTCGGCCGGAGCTGGCGGCTGGTCGTCCGGTGCTAGCGCCGGCGGCTGGTCCAACACTGGCGCTGCCTCGGCCCAGTACCCGTACGCTCGCAGCTACGACACCGCCCAGGAGCTCGCCTACAGCGCGCAGGCACCGTCGCAGTAA